In Kitasatospora sp. NA04385, a single genomic region encodes these proteins:
- a CDS encoding flavodoxin family protein has translation MTSRSFLFLLGSARTGGNTEALARAAAERLPAGTAQRWLHLASLDLPEYTDARHAPGGPDAQVTTGDEALLLEATLGASDLVIASPLYWYSLSSATKRYLDHWSKWLRTPDPEFRAKMAGRTLWGVTAMAHAEQEVARPLELTLQHTAAYMGMRFGGVLLGTASRPGQVLADERALARAASFFAGEPELARFPYDR, from the coding sequence ATGACGTCCCGTTCGTTCCTCTTCCTGCTCGGCAGCGCCCGCACCGGCGGCAACACCGAGGCGCTCGCCCGGGCCGCCGCCGAGCGGCTCCCGGCCGGCACCGCCCAGCGCTGGCTGCACCTGGCCTCCCTCGACCTGCCCGAGTACACCGACGCGCGGCACGCGCCGGGCGGCCCGGACGCCCAGGTCACCACCGGGGACGAGGCGCTGCTGCTGGAGGCCACCCTCGGCGCGAGCGACCTGGTGATCGCCTCGCCGCTGTACTGGTACTCGCTCTCCTCCGCCACCAAGCGCTACCTCGACCACTGGTCGAAGTGGCTGCGCACCCCCGACCCGGAGTTCCGCGCCAAGATGGCCGGACGCACCCTGTGGGGCGTCACCGCGATGGCGCACGCCGAGCAGGAGGTGGCCCGCCCGCTGGAACTGACGCTCCAGCACACCGCCGCGTACATGGGCATGCGCTTCGGCGGCGTCCTGCTGGGCACCGCCAGCCGCCCGGGCCAGGTGCTGGCGGACGAGCGGGCGCTGGCCCGGGCCGCCTCCTTCTTCGCCGGGGAGCCGGAGCTCGCCCGCTTCCCCTACGACCGGTAG
- a CDS encoding SpoIIE family protein phosphatase yields the protein MGPAGRIGPDGAVVGGPLGRLAGAVDQLRRQLDEAQAHAAGRSVVEMAVGILVERLRCGPTEAAKQLHLLAEQAGSTPLELAAGLVNQAAADKISEAAQDFVARAAGPADQGVGVRLRNTEADALSGTDAAAAARAMLEHELRPLGAVAVAIWAARPDLSLALAGSAGFTDAEARRWRHVPPGVVTAARRALDERATVAYRTLADAAVPSIGQHETGGGRIAVPAGVGGRLIGVLEVCWREELPERSQSLQRQFEALAGLCAATLETWAEAPDEAPATGRLDELARLVDGLLDPCMVLEPADDAFPPRFVIRHANPAFVDFAGRPTAALVGAPLLEAYPLAAQEGGLLGAVEDVHATGAPFRDPRMRLAALVDGVLLTADAYVSVSRHGSHVTVLWRLTDNTPKIARLLHHAQRLGRIGGFEEDLDSRQVVWNDTLFELYGLPGTAQPIPLDRLAEHAHPDDREAVDRFLRTLLHHRRPASTAFRLQRADGVTRHIRVVAEPVHDVSERLSAVRGAYQDISAQHWTEVALAATRDQLVQTEQQVAERHRLVRQLQHAIMPPSAGPRTLNNLDVAVRYRPAEKDHLVGGDWYDALPLPSGQVLVCVGDVAGHGIEAATGMVALRNALRGLAATGAGPAQLLSWLNSVTHHLTDNVTATAVCGLYDPEHRRLRWARAGHLPPVLLRGGSAECLPQVDGILLGVIGQADYQEDEIALHPGDRIVMYTDGLIERRDQGLHASLANLVSLSEAARYEGATALDAHLDHLLRFSGADTDDDTCLVGIEVR from the coding sequence ATCGGGCCGGCCGGCCGGATCGGGCCGGACGGCGCGGTGGTCGGCGGCCCGCTGGGGCGGCTGGCCGGGGCGGTGGACCAGCTGCGCCGGCAGCTCGACGAGGCGCAGGCGCACGCCGCGGGCCGCTCGGTGGTGGAGATGGCGGTCGGCATCCTGGTGGAGCGGCTGCGCTGCGGGCCGACCGAGGCCGCCAAGCAGCTGCACCTGCTGGCGGAGCAGGCCGGCTCCACCCCGCTGGAGCTCGCCGCCGGGCTGGTCAACCAGGCCGCCGCGGACAAGATCTCCGAGGCCGCCCAGGACTTCGTGGCGCGCGCCGCGGGCCCGGCGGACCAGGGCGTGGGCGTCCGGCTGCGCAACACCGAGGCGGACGCGCTGAGCGGCACCGACGCGGCGGCGGCGGCCCGCGCGATGCTGGAGCATGAGCTGCGCCCGCTGGGCGCGGTCGCGGTGGCGATCTGGGCAGCCCGCCCCGACCTGTCGCTGGCGCTGGCGGGCAGCGCGGGCTTCACCGACGCGGAGGCCCGGCGGTGGCGGCACGTGCCGCCGGGGGTGGTCACCGCGGCCCGCCGGGCCCTGGACGAGCGCGCGACGGTGGCGTACCGCACGCTGGCCGACGCGGCCGTCCCGTCGATCGGCCAGCACGAGACGGGCGGCGGGCGGATCGCCGTCCCGGCCGGGGTCGGCGGCCGGCTGATCGGCGTCCTGGAGGTGTGCTGGCGCGAGGAGCTGCCGGAGCGGTCGCAGTCGTTGCAGCGGCAGTTCGAGGCGCTGGCCGGGCTGTGCGCGGCCACCCTGGAGACCTGGGCGGAGGCCCCGGACGAGGCCCCGGCGACCGGGCGGCTGGACGAGCTGGCCCGGCTGGTCGACGGGCTGCTCGACCCGTGCATGGTGCTGGAGCCGGCCGACGACGCCTTCCCGCCGCGCTTCGTGATCCGGCACGCCAACCCGGCGTTCGTGGACTTCGCGGGCCGCCCGACCGCCGCCCTGGTCGGCGCGCCGCTGCTGGAGGCGTACCCGCTGGCCGCGCAGGAGGGCGGCCTGCTGGGCGCCGTGGAGGACGTCCACGCCACCGGGGCGCCGTTCCGGGACCCGCGGATGCGGCTGGCCGCCCTGGTGGACGGGGTGCTGCTGACCGCGGACGCGTACGTCTCGGTCAGCCGGCACGGCAGCCACGTGACGGTGCTGTGGCGGCTGACCGACAACACCCCGAAGATCGCGCGCCTGCTGCACCACGCGCAGCGGCTGGGCCGGATCGGCGGCTTCGAGGAGGACCTGGACTCCCGCCAGGTGGTCTGGAACGACACCCTGTTCGAGCTGTACGGCCTGCCCGGCACCGCGCAGCCGATCCCGCTGGACCGGCTGGCCGAGCACGCCCACCCGGACGACCGCGAGGCCGTCGACCGCTTCCTGCGCACCCTGCTGCACCACCGCCGCCCGGCGTCCACGGCCTTCCGCCTCCAGCGCGCGGACGGCGTGACCCGGCACATCCGGGTGGTGGCCGAGCCGGTCCACGACGTCTCCGAGCGGCTCAGCGCCGTCCGCGGCGCCTACCAGGACATCTCCGCGCAGCACTGGACCGAGGTCGCCCTGGCGGCCACCCGCGACCAGCTGGTGCAGACCGAGCAGCAGGTCGCCGAACGGCACCGGCTGGTCCGGCAGTTGCAGCACGCGATCATGCCGCCCAGCGCCGGTCCGCGGACGCTGAACAACCTGGACGTCGCGGTGCGCTACCGCCCCGCCGAGAAGGACCACCTGGTCGGCGGGGACTGGTACGACGCGCTGCCGCTGCCGTCCGGGCAGGTCCTGGTGTGCGTCGGCGACGTCGCCGGGCACGGCATCGAGGCCGCCACCGGGATGGTCGCGCTGCGCAACGCGCTGCGCGGCCTCGCCGCCACCGGGGCCGGCCCGGCCCAGCTGCTGTCCTGGCTCAACAGCGTGACGCACCACCTGACCGACAACGTCACCGCCACCGCGGTCTGCGGCCTGTACGACCCGGAGCACCGCCGGCTGCGCTGGGCCCGAGCCGGCCACCTCCCGCCCGTCCTGCTGCGCGGCGGGAGCGCCGAGTGCCTGCCGCAGGTGGACGGCATCCTGCTGGGCGTGATCGGCCAGGCCGACTACCAGGAGGACGAGATCGCGCTGCACCCGGGCGACCGGATCGTGATGTACACCGACGGCCTGATCGAGCGCCGCGACCAGGGCCTGCACGCCTCGCTGGCCAATCTGGTGTCCCTCTCCGAGGCCGCCCGCTACGAGGGCGCCACCGCCCTCGACGCCCACCTGGACCACCTGCTGCGCTTCAGCGGGGCCGACACCGACGACGACACCTGCCTGGTCGGCATCGAGGTGCGGTAG
- a CDS encoding SRPBCC domain-containing protein: MAQRQRLIDSPPERVWDVLADARSYAQWVVGTQDVLDADEHWPEVGARLRFRVGLGPAVLEDTCVVRICEPGRRLELEARADPFGTARIAFSLVPWGGHTLLLLDEHPLRGLGARLENPLTELVLHLRNRRLLANLARNVARSSGGDSAGGDSAGGDSAGASADPAGARG; this comes from the coding sequence ATGGCACAGCGCCAACGCCTGATCGACTCCCCGCCCGAGCGGGTCTGGGACGTCCTGGCGGACGCCCGGAGCTACGCGCAGTGGGTGGTCGGCACCCAGGACGTCCTGGACGCGGACGAGCACTGGCCCGAGGTCGGGGCCCGGCTCAGGTTCCGGGTCGGCCTCGGGCCGGCCGTGCTGGAGGACACCTGCGTGGTGCGGATCTGCGAACCCGGCCGCCGCCTCGAACTGGAGGCCCGGGCCGACCCGTTCGGCACCGCCCGGATCGCCTTCTCGCTCGTCCCGTGGGGCGGCCACACCCTGCTGCTGCTCGACGAGCACCCGCTGCGCGGGCTCGGGGCGCGGCTGGAGAACCCGCTGACCGAGCTGGTCCTGCACCTGCGCAACCGCCGCCTGCTGGCCAACCTGGCCCGCAACGTCGCCCGCTCCTCCGGCGGTGATTCCGCCGGTGGTGATTCCGCCGGTGGTGATTCCGCCGGTGCCTCCGCCGACCCGGCCGGCGCGCGCGGGTAG
- a CDS encoding CBS domain-containing protein, with the protein MTISLERPATTTTVGDLMKHPELQISDDVTADTAMDILYSSGADHVLVRTEDGRCAGLLTRLHLAPFQARSWYTERTPVRDIALDRAPFATTDMPATDALAAMRARGLDTWPVVDHDGHAIGLLDLR; encoded by the coding sequence ATGACCATCAGCCTCGAACGCCCCGCGACCACCACCACGGTCGGCGACCTCATGAAGCACCCGGAACTGCAGATCAGCGACGACGTCACCGCCGACACCGCGATGGACATCCTGTACAGCTCCGGCGCGGACCACGTGCTGGTCCGCACCGAGGACGGCCGCTGCGCCGGGCTGCTGACCCGCCTCCACCTCGCACCGTTCCAGGCCCGCTCCTGGTACACCGAGCGCACCCCGGTCCGCGACATCGCCCTCGACCGCGCCCCGTTCGCCACCACCGACATGCCGGCCACCGACGCCCTCGCCGCCATGCGCGCCCGCGGACTGGACACCTGGCCGGTGGTGGACCACGACGGCCACGCCATCGGCCTCCTCGACCTCCGGTAG
- a CDS encoding MBL fold metallo-hydrolase: MNDNTLGRRGLLRTAVAGAALLPVAGAGAVPAAAADEPQQRGGETAFTWLGNSGWRIEGNGKTVLFDPYLTRFPTHGFDPATPLTVATEVVDRHIGTPDLVLVSHSHWDHFNDVPYIAKSRGVQVVGTATTCHLLRATGVDPAQLIVVKGGEVLDFGGYTVRVVASLHSRNATHRYWAPGTLTAPPAAPPGAIGELVEGDTLAFQVQLGDGPSTLLTGASDFVEHTFAGLRPDVAMIAAESTARTTHRYVPRLLQTLDFPRTVVPVHWDDFQSPLADPAVQDPGIDLDGLLDQVRRLSPRTRLIRPEHLATLRLKA, translated from the coding sequence ATGAACGACAACACCTTAGGACGACGCGGACTCCTCCGGACCGCGGTCGCGGGCGCCGCCCTCCTGCCGGTGGCCGGAGCCGGGGCCGTCCCCGCGGCCGCCGCGGACGAGCCGCAGCAGCGCGGCGGCGAGACGGCCTTCACCTGGCTGGGCAACAGCGGGTGGCGGATCGAGGGCAACGGGAAGACCGTCCTGTTCGACCCGTACCTCACCCGCTTCCCCACCCACGGCTTCGACCCCGCGACCCCGCTCACCGTGGCCACCGAGGTGGTCGACCGGCACATCGGGACACCCGACCTCGTCCTGGTCAGCCACAGCCACTGGGACCACTTCAACGACGTCCCGTACATCGCCAAGAGCCGCGGCGTGCAGGTCGTCGGCACCGCCACCACCTGCCACCTGCTGCGGGCGACGGGCGTGGACCCGGCCCAGCTGATCGTGGTCAAGGGCGGCGAGGTCCTCGACTTCGGCGGGTACACCGTGCGGGTGGTGGCCAGCCTGCACAGCCGCAACGCGACGCACCGCTACTGGGCGCCCGGCACGCTCACCGCGCCGCCCGCGGCGCCGCCCGGGGCGATCGGCGAACTCGTCGAGGGCGACACCCTGGCCTTCCAGGTCCAGCTCGGTGACGGGCCGTCGACCCTGCTGACCGGCGCCAGCGACTTCGTCGAGCACACCTTCGCCGGCCTGCGGCCCGACGTCGCGATGATCGCCGCCGAGAGCACCGCCCGCACCACCCACCGGTACGTGCCCCGGCTGCTCCAGACGCTCGACTTCCCGCGCACCGTCGTCCCCGTGCACTGGGACGACTTCCAGTCGCCGCTGGCCGACCCGGCCGTCCAGGACCCGGGGATCGACCTCGACGGCCTCCTCGACCAGGTGCGCCGGCTCTCCCCGCGCACCCGGCTGATCCGCCCCGAGCACCTCGCCACCCTGCGACTGAAGGCGTAG
- a CDS encoding NAD(P)/FAD-dependent oxidoreductase — protein MADAIVIGSGPNGLVAANLLADAGWHVLVLEAQPAPGGAVRSDRGVDPRFVSDLFSSFHPLAVASPAIRGLGLDGFGLRWSHAPAVLAHPLPDGRCASLYRDRDGAPDAQRLERMFGAPDARAWQRLADRWDALEPHLVNALLTPFPPVRAGAAIAARLRLAGLVDLARFLALPVRRLAEEEFEGDAPGLLLAGCALHADLLPEAAGSGAFGWLMAMLGRRYGWPVPVGGASALTGALVRRLESRGGEVHCGQPVREVLVRGGTALGVRTADGCRHRARRAVLADTAATALYGGLVGWEHLPGGLRRDMDRFHWDFGTVKVDWALRGPVPWSAPAAAGAGTVHLGADLDELGDYAHQVLTGRLPARPFALFGQMTVADPSRSPAGTEAAWAYTHVPQRVRADLGPDGITGRWDEREGEAMADRIERQVERFAPGFRALVAARRILTPPVLRGLDDNLVGGALNGGTAAPHQQLFLRPSPGTAGPRTPVARLYLASAAAHPGGGVHGACGANAARAALNAHRRSPGRFLPAGGSTSRRGPDR, from the coding sequence ATGGCGGACGCGATCGTGATCGGATCAGGCCCCAACGGCCTGGTGGCGGCCAACCTGCTCGCCGACGCGGGCTGGCACGTCCTCGTGCTGGAGGCGCAGCCCGCCCCGGGCGGCGCGGTGCGCAGCGACCGGGGCGTGGACCCGCGGTTCGTCTCCGACCTGTTCAGCTCCTTCCACCCGCTGGCCGTCGCCTCGCCGGCGATCCGCGGGCTGGGGCTGGACGGGTTCGGGCTGCGCTGGAGCCACGCCCCGGCGGTGCTGGCCCACCCGCTCCCGGACGGCCGCTGCGCGAGCCTGTACCGCGACCGGGACGGGGCGCCGGACGCGCAGCGGCTGGAGCGGATGTTCGGCGCGCCCGACGCCCGGGCCTGGCAGCGCCTGGCGGATCGCTGGGACGCCTTGGAGCCGCACCTGGTGAACGCCCTGCTCACCCCGTTCCCGCCGGTGCGGGCGGGGGCGGCGATCGCGGCCCGGCTGCGCCTCGCCGGGCTGGTCGACCTGGCGCGCTTCCTGGCGCTGCCGGTGCGGCGGCTGGCCGAGGAGGAGTTCGAGGGCGACGCGCCGGGGCTGCTGCTGGCCGGCTGCGCGCTGCACGCGGACCTGCTGCCGGAGGCGGCGGGCAGCGGCGCGTTCGGGTGGCTGATGGCGATGCTGGGGCGCCGGTACGGCTGGCCGGTGCCGGTCGGCGGGGCGTCCGCGCTGACCGGCGCGCTGGTGCGCCGGTTGGAGTCCCGGGGCGGGGAGGTGCACTGCGGGCAGCCGGTGCGGGAGGTGCTGGTCCGGGGCGGGACGGCGCTCGGGGTGCGCACCGCGGACGGCTGCCGCCACCGGGCCCGGCGGGCGGTGCTGGCGGACACCGCCGCGACCGCGCTGTACGGCGGCCTGGTCGGCTGGGAGCACCTGCCCGGGGGGCTGCGCCGGGACATGGACCGCTTCCACTGGGACTTCGGCACCGTCAAGGTCGACTGGGCGCTGCGCGGGCCCGTCCCCTGGTCGGCGCCCGCCGCCGCCGGGGCCGGCACCGTGCACCTGGGCGCCGACCTGGACGAGCTCGGCGACTACGCCCACCAGGTGCTCACCGGGCGGCTGCCGGCCCGGCCGTTCGCCCTGTTCGGCCAGATGACGGTGGCCGACCCGAGCCGCTCCCCCGCCGGCACCGAGGCGGCCTGGGCCTACACGCACGTCCCGCAGCGCGTCCGGGCCGACCTCGGGCCGGACGGCATCACCGGCCGGTGGGACGAGCGGGAGGGCGAGGCGATGGCCGACCGGATCGAGCGGCAGGTGGAGCGGTTCGCGCCCGGCTTCCGCGCGCTGGTCGCCGCCCGCCGGATACTCACCCCGCCGGTGCTGCGCGGGCTGGACGACAACCTGGTCGGCGGCGCCCTGAACGGCGGCACCGCGGCCCCGCACCAGCAGCTGTTCCTGCGCCCCTCCCCCGGCACGGCGGGGCCGCGCACGCCGGTCGCCCGGCTCTACCTGGCCTCCGCCGCCGCCCACCCGGGCGGCGGCGTGCACGGGGCGTGCGGCGCCAACGCGGCCCGGGCCGCCCTGAACGCCCACCGCCGCTCGCCGGGCAGGTTCCTGCCCGCGGGCGGCTCGACCTCCCGGCGCGGGCCGGACCGCTGA